Proteins found in one Anopheles aquasalis chromosome 3, idAnoAquaMG_Q_19, whole genome shotgun sequence genomic segment:
- the LOC126578498 gene encoding lissencephaly-1 homolog: MKMVLSQRQREELNQAIADYLGSSGYTEALEAFRKEADMPNEIERKYGGLLEKKWTSVIRLQKKVMELEAKLSEAEKEVIEGAPTKAKRTPNDWIPRPPEKFSLTGHRATVTRVVFHPVFSMMVSASEDATIKVWDFETGEYERTLKGHTDSVQDLAFDSQGKLLATCSSDLSIKLWDFQQTYECIKTMHGHDHNVSSVSFVPAGDFLLSASRDKTIKMWEVATGYCVKTFTGHREWVRMVRVNADGSLMASCSNDHSVRVWQTNSKECKAELREHENTVECIAWAPESAAAAINEAAGADNKKGAHQGPFLASGSRDKMIRVWDVSSGLCLFTLAGHDNWVRGIVFHPGGKYMITASDDKTLRIWDLRNKRCMKTLYAHSHFCTSLDMHKSHPYVISGSVDTTVKVWECR, encoded by the exons taACCAAGCGATTGCCGATTACCTGGGCAGCAGCGGCTACACAGAGGCACTGGAAGCCTTCCGGAAGGAGGCCGACATGCCGAACGAGATCGAGCGCAAGTACGGTGggctgctggagaagaagtGGACCTCCGTCATACGGCTGCAGAAGAAGGTGATGGAGCTGGAGGCGAAGCTGTCCGAGGCGGAGAAGGAAGTGATCGAGGGTGCACCGACCAAGGCGAAGCGCACACCGAACGACTGGATACCGCGACCGCCGGAGAAGTTCTCACTGACCGGGCACCGGGCCACCGTAACGCGGGTCGTCTTTCATCCCGTGTTCAGCATGATGGTGTCGGCTTCGGAGGATGCCACGATCAAGGTGTGGGACTTCGAGACGGGAGAGTACGAACGGACGCTCAAGGGTCACACCGACTCGGTGCAGGATTTGGCCTTCGATTCACAAGGAAAGCTGCTCG CCACCTGTAGCTCGGATTTATCGATCAAACTGTGGGATTTCCAGCAGACGTACGAGTGCATCAAGACAATGCACGGTCACGATCATAACGTGTCGTCGGTGTCGTTCGTACCGGCCGGCGACTTTTTGCTCTCTGCGTCGCGCGACAAAACGATCAAGATGTGGGAGGTGGCCACCGGGTACTGCGTGAAAACgttcaccggccaccgggagtGGGTGCGGATGGTGCGCGTGAACGCCGATGGATCGCTGATGGCATCCTGCTCAAATGATCACTCGGTTCGGGTTTGGCAGACGAATTCCAAAGAGTGCAAG GCTGAGCTACGGGAGCACGAGAATACGGTAGAATGTATCGCATGGGCACCGgaatcggcagcagcggctaTAAATGAGGCAGCCGGAGCGGACAACAAAAAGGGTGCCCATCAGGGTCCCTTCCTGGCGTCCGGATCACGGGACAAAATGATCAGG GTTTGGGACGTCAGCTCCGGCTTGTGCCTGTTTACGCTGGCCGGCCACGACAATTGGGTGCGTGGTATCGTGTTCCATCCCGGCGGCAAGTACATGATAACGGCAAGCGATGACAAAACACTGCGCATCTGGGATCTACGCAACAAGCGTTGCATGAAGACACTCTATGCTCATTCGCACTTTTGTACATCCTTGG ATATGCATAAATCCCATCCTTACGTCATATCCGGCAGCGTGGACACGACGGTTAAAGTTTGGGAGTGTCGCTAA
- the LOC126578499 gene encoding PRKR-interacting protein 1 homolog, protein MEIRNEVKPSDKEVEKKKFVVRSAADIQRAKLEKLMKNPDKPVIIPTSAKDRDFSNAIPSFVRNVMGSSAGAGSGEFHVYRHLRRKEYARQKQIQEKSRSEQLDDDFQQKLENNRKAAEDRTAKKRAKRLKKKAKQKANRGKKPKIGTGDDEEPSSEDNESDENEGESQKSETESSSKVEEESSGERKGADPARADDTDGSSQPETASIQKKDTDTDKPSKEATETTE, encoded by the exons atggaaatccgAAACGAAGTGAAACCATCGGATAAggaggtggaaaagaaaaagtttgtCGTCCGTAGTGCCGCCGACATCCAGCGGGCTAAGCTGGAGAAACTGATGAAAAATCCG GACAAACCCGTCATCATTCCAACGTCGGCCAAGGATCGGGACTTTTCCAACGCGATTCCCTCGTTCGTACGCAACGTGATGGGCTCGAGTGCGGGTGCGGGGTCTGGCGAGTTCCACGTCTATCGGCACCTTCGGCGCAAAGAGTACGCCCGCCAGAAGCAGATCCAGGAGAAATCGCGCTCCGAGCAGCTGGATGACGACTTCCAGCAAAAGctggaaaacaatcgaaaggcCGCGGAAGACCGCACGGCGAAGAAGCGCGCGAAACGGCTCAAGAAAAAGGCCAAACAGAAGGCGAACCGTGGCAAAAAACCCAAGATTGGCACCGGCGATGACGAAGAGCCTTCGTCCGAGGACAATGAAAGTGACGAAAACGAAGGAGAGAGCCAAAAGTCCGAGACGGAAAGTTCCAGCAAAGTGGAAGAAGAATCCTCCGGTGAACGGAAAGGCGCGGATCCTGCACGAGCAGACGATACAGACGGTTCCTCTCAACCTGAGACAGCATCGATACAAAAGAAGGACACTGATACCGATAAGCCATCCAAAGAAGCAACTGAAACAACCGAATAG
- the LOC126576043 gene encoding zinc finger protein 423-like produces MEVENRRIKEETGPDNAGETVTDDGEGGGDEGNTNNNELPDDEPHYQQQQQPGTKTIYSLNINVCRLCLCEGQGNLQPIFYSKDTPDVILQHKILELTTVEITYALDFPTSVCIDCLTRVEELAIFRRQCIENNELLRLKYLELKAEFDCYSDHVKVEQQQQQLQQEQQYGDGAGVAGSLSVVKKEANPDVDGLLVEPGPASLVHGNASTEAGTNDTATVDAGDDDIIIGGAEDPATKIQYVNDDGTMMEYVAEAVSPSSRPTTLVMRRASEVDEEIRYEAGYEDGAHGDDEAAERHEIYYTVGTDTYAIEANAAGAGYPHPANYVPPGFDNQTEIECTTIDEHLPEEYVEESAVSMVGPGSSVVSGSGGGGGGSSTGSSVLPARGIHDRPFVCKHCKTSFKYEHNYDRHMKNHAKVLYRCGKCSKTFVKLRKCQQHHIKAHSSQRYECDICFRTYSLPTRLENHVIEMHSENGVYTCDRCIGEKFVSYLDFKAHRMQYHARNEGTTGTTDTVPAIIKQTTHGDVVHMQKLEAPLLSTLEDDDDDDDGDSPELSTTDGYELEDILVEQAASNRKGKAQDTAPKRRAGGRLKTLPANVMPRARRSNGEGTNRGATAKVQQRNRQVTSNNCAHQQPHEVILIDDDDQQHNGIVAGVRYAQSDTMLRMHDGMEVDSGNALHRQLLQQIEESEASSIGPKVYPCESCSKTFVHLNNLKAHIYAEHDNDKPFKCKLCPISFKTKEILVMHMLLHSQQHSGSPL; encoded by the exons ATGGAGGTGGAAAATCGGCGCATAAAAGAGGAAACAGGCCC TGATAATGCTGGCGAAACGGTTACAGACGATGGAGAAGGCGGTGGAGATGAAGGAAACACTAACAACAACGAACTACCCGACGATGAGCCgcattatcagcagcagcagcaaccaggaACAAAAACTATCTACAGTCTCAATATAAATGTGTGCAGGCTATGCCTATGCGAAGGGCAAGGAAATCTACAGCCAATCTTCTACTCCAAGGATACACCGGACGTAATACTGCAGCATAAAATTCTCGAGCTGACTACGGTAGAG ATTACCTATGCCCTCGATTTTCCCACGAGCGTTTGCATCGACTGTCTGACGAGGGTTGAGGAATTGGCGATCTTTCGGCGGCAGTGCATCGAAAACAATGAGCTGCTGCGCCTCAAATACCTCGAGTTGAAAGCGGAATTTGATTGCTACTCGGACCATGTGAAagtggagcagcaacagcagcagctgcaacaagAACAGCAGTACGGCGACGGTGCAGGAGTAGCGGGATCGCTTAGCGTCGttaaaaaggaagcgaatcCCGATGTCGATGGATTGCTGGTTGAACCTGGGCCAGCTTCGCTTGTGCACGGAAACGCTAGCACCGAAGCCGGAACGAACGATACTGCAACGGTGGATGCCGGTGACGATGATATCATTATTGGTGGCGCTGAAGATCCGGCAACAAAGATCCAGTACgtcaatgatgatggtacgaTGATGGAATACGTTGCCGAAGCGGTATCACCTTCGTCGAGGCCTACTACGCTCGTTATGCGGAGGGCGAGTGAGGTCGATGAGGAAATCCGATATGAGGCAGGCTACGAAGATGGTGCTCATGGAGACGACGAGGCTGCCGAACGGCACGAAATCTACTACACAGTAGGCACGGATACGTACGCCATCGAGGCGAACGCTGCCGGTGCGGGCTATCCGCACCCAGCCAACTATGTGCCACCCGGATTCGACAATCAAACCGAGATCGAGTGTACCACGATCGATGAGCATCTGCCGGAAGAGTACGTCGAAGAGTCGGCGGTCTCGATGGTCGGGCCAGGGTCAAGTGTTgttagtggcagtggtggtggtggtggtggtagtagtaccGGGAGTTCCGTATTACCGGCACGTGGCATCCACGATCGCCCGTTTGTGtgcaaacattgcaaaacGAGCTTCAAGTACGAGCACAACTACGATCGACACATGAAAAACCACGCTAAGGTACTATACCGGTGTGGCAAGTGTTCGAAAACGTTCGTCAAGCTACGCAAatgtcagcagcatcacataAAGGCTCACTCGTCGCAGCGCTACGAGTGTGATATCTGCTTCCGTACGTACAGTCTGCCGACGCGGCTCGAGAACCACGTGATCGAGATGCACTCCGAGAACGGTGTGTACACGTGCGATCGGTGCATTGGCGAAAAGTTTGTCTCGTACCTGGACTTCAAAGCACACCGGATGCAGTATCATGCACGCAACGAAGGCACGACCGGTACCACCGATACAGTTCCTGCCATCATCAAACAGACGACACACGGTGATGTGGTGCACATGCAGAAGCTCGAAGCTCCGCTCCTAAGCACGctcgaagatgatgatgatgacgatgatggcgacagTCCCGAACTGAGCACGACAGATGGCTACGAGCTGGAGGATATATTGGTCGAACAAGCCGCCAGTAACAGGAAGGGTAAAGCCCAGGACACGGCACCGAAGCGGAGAGCCGGAGGACGGCTAAAAACATTACCAGCCAATGTGATGCCACGGGCGAGGCGAAGCAATGGAGAAGGGACCAATCGAGGAGCGACGGCAAAGGTGCAACAACGAAATCGTCAAGTAACCAGCAACAACTGTGCTCATCAGCAGCCCCACGAGGTGATCCtcatcgatgacgacgatcagcagcacaatGGGATCGTGGCCGGTGTACGGTATGCTCAAAGTGACACGATGCTACGCATGCACGACGGTATGGAGGTCGACAGTGGCAACGCATTGCACCGacagttgctgcagcagatcgaggAAAGTGAAGCGAGCTCCATCGGACCGAAGGTGTATCCGTGCGAGAGTTGCTCCAAAACGTTCGTGCATCTCAACAATCTGAAGGCACACATCTACGCCGAGCACGACAATGACAAACCGTTCAAGTGCAAGCTGTGTCCAATTTCCTtcaaaacgaaagaaatccTCGTGATGCATATG CTGCTCCATTCACAGCAACATAGTGGCAGTCCATTGtaa